Sequence from the Cryptococcus neoformans var. grubii H99 chromosome 3, complete sequence genome:
CTCACTCACGATTTAACAACACACACCACGTAACTGGGATAATGTCCCCAGAACCCACCATCTGCTGTCACTCGAGTAGAAAACATAGAAATAAATAATACTGCTTTTCAGGACTGCCGTGTATAGGGGAATGGGGAAATTGTGCGATTGTTCGCTTCCGGTCTTTAGTCCTTGATGTCGATATCGGAGAGACAATCGTCGTACTCTTAATACCAGAgtggaaggtggtgtaAAACCACTCGGCAGTACGTACACTAGTACTTTACATGTATATATTTTGAGGGTGGTCAATTCTTCGGGATCCGTCCGAATTTCGTCCAACGGTCGATTTATGATGTACGTACCTCCtatttcatcttcttgtttctacttcctttttcttctcatgTACCATGAAGGAGAGTATGGAGCATACGTATGGTATACATGGTATGTGAAGGATGAGACAGGAGATAAGAAGGCACGCATGCATGCGGAATGACAACTGACAATTTTACCGATTTTTGCGCACTGCAGTGTGGATTATGACTGAACACAGGATGGAGGATCTGGGTTGACTTAATTAAGGTCAGGGCGCAACTGAACCATTTTGTCGATCGTAAGATCAGGGATCAGACAATTCCTCATTGCCGCCGTACTATCCAACGTTCAATCGCAGCAAATTAATGTCGAGTATTCAGTCGAGCTGCATGGCCGCTGGTCTCTGATGCCAGTTAGTATGTTACGTGACAATAAAATCCTTGTTTTCATTCACTTCTCCCTTTTGTCTTGCGTGTCTGCGTTGAACGTAGAAGAGATCAGaagcggcggcggtgaaTAGACTCCACAGCACGTAGTACAGGTACTAACCACCAACGAACCGCGACAGACTTGAAGCGTTGGCCAACAAGCGGTCCTCCACGATCTCTGTGTCGTCGCGTACCTTGATAGGAGCGCATAACCTCCTCCCAATCTAACGACAATCTCTCCAGGACCAGGTGTTTATTATTGATCCTTAAAGACAAAGGAGAAACTGTActcggaagaggagggcaGTAACATTTACATTGCACATCAGATATAGGTTCCTGGTGCGCTTACCGTCGACAGCGTACCGTTTCAAGCTTCTTGATTCTCAAAGGTGGGGCCAATCGACGGCAACGGAAATCGACTGGTGTAGACCAACGCCGCTCGATCCGCAGAAAATcactgcttcttcttcaccaccgTATCTTCCATCTTATTTTATTCGTGAGTCCACAACGGGTACCGCTCTAGCCGAGGACCTGCTTTTGAacttccttcatcttcccatcgTATCCATTATTCAGCAGTAATATCAAGCAGCAATTGCTGACTGTGATGATCACAGTCCTTGTAATCTTTGAACCATCAACCGACATCAGTCAAGTAACTCTCAAATCCCAGGAGAGAAGGCTCACCTCTCTTTTATTCTTCAACCGACCCCTTTGATTCTATCAATCGCACCGCGGCTGTCCCACCTGTTATTGATTGCCCAGATTTACTCAACCGTTGAGCGGTCGGAAAGGATTTTGTGACATCATTATAACGATGGAATCCTCCCATGGGTTCGGTGAGCCTTACCGGCCTGTATTGAAACTTTCTTCTGTCGCCTTTTGTGTCGACTACGAGAATGATTCCGGGATGGCAAAGGGTGAAAAGGTGCTAGCAAATGTGGATGACAGTACGTTCATCTCTCCTCACCTTAAATTTCAGAGACCTCGACGTATGAGCTGATATAATTTGATTATACAGACACGGAATCGAGTAGTGAATTAACTCCCACAGCTCTCCAAAGCATCCAACTTTTACCAGCTCATAACCTACCTTCCCCCCATTCCAGCAGTGTTGCAAGCGATACGCTGTATTCCGCCAAAAGTGAATCTTCCTTATTTGATCCTCCACAATTCCCTCAACCGCCTACTAGGGCATCCCTCGATACGACTACTCCGTCATCCACACATCAATCCCCTGCCCCTGTCAAGTCAAGATCACAGCATCGCAGCAGGGTGTCTCTTGATGCGACCCCTTTAACGACTACTGCTGAGCTTCATAGACCTTCCTCACCTAAGCTGGCGGAGGAAGACAATGAAGCGGAACGAGCCAGTGTTTTGACCTCGAGTCCCAGCACTATAGCTACTTTCCACATCGCTCGAGCTGTAAGGGCGCCTTTGACCACCCATGGTGATACGTTTTTACCGGAAACCTCACAAGGAAAGCAGGAAGCCCTCAATCGTCATGATATCTCGGAGAATGTCAAACACGACATTCCGCTCGCCGAAGAAGTGTTGCGGTCTATCCCGGGGATCAATGGTCTTGATGAAGAACGGATTGGTGAACCGCGGccgaatggaaggaagagctaTCTggacaggaggaggaaaacGATAGATAGCCCCGATCCGCTGAATTTGTGGCATAGCGGGTCAGGTGATCGCGACGATCCTACGCGACGAACAGTAACGGCATCAACTCTAAAGCAAGCCTGGAATCGCTCCGTTCGTAGCCTGGCTGGAGACTGCGCATCATTCTCCCTCGACAAACGGTCTGACAAGTCTGATGAGAAAACAGCGTCCAGTACTGGGATGCCCACCTCCAGTCTAGCTAATCCTCCTCTGCTCCCTACAGTGGACCCAAAACCGCGGGCTATTAGTCCTATCGGGTTTCCTACCCCAGCAACATCTGACCATTCCATGCTTTCAGTGCAATCGGAGGTCCACCTGTTACCAAAAACTTCTATTCCTCACTCCTTACGAAGCGGCCAACCTTGgacctctcttccatctttcccGACTTCAAGCCCCCCTCGATCTTTTAGCGCCCAGGGCTATAAGTCATCTCAGGCTGGCATCCCTTCCTTTGCAAGATCGGAGAGCGACCTCCTTCTACCTTTACCGCAGCGCCAAGGGCCTCGCCCTCCTTGGAGACCGCATTCCATAGTCTCTGCTGGCCAGCGACATTCACATTCGATTCCAGAAATCGGCGAGAGCAAAACCTCTACCCCACCTTTACTACAAAGGTCAAGGTCCCCATCTTTCATTTCTACACCGTCACCTAATGCTCTACAATTACTGAAACATTCGTCATCCATGGATGACAGCCAGGCGGTATCTCCGCTGCTTGAGACGCCTTTAGTCAGGATTGAGGCGTTTGGACAGGAAGTTGCGACACGAGACAAACGAACAGAGGAGAATACAGCAAAGGGGCTGCCTAATAAGGATGGGAGCGAGCTTGGGCGCATAGAAGAATCgtcggagaaggaaaatCCTCGGAATAAGAAAGAAAGTAAAGGGTCAGGGCATAAGAAATCTTTTTTCACCAAAGTGAAGGCTTTGGTATACCGCCCTCGAGAAAGCTCAGCAGAGGATCAAGAGTCAACAACACCTCTCCAAAAGCAGTTTCTCGGTCGGAAACTTTCGATGAAGCGCTCGTCCCCTTTCCGACTTTCCTCCAAATTACAGGTTAGAGTTGTTCCGCCATCTGTCCCTCCCGTCCATCCAATAGATAATTTAGCAGGAGAGATGATTGACCCGATTGTGGCGGCAGGAGCGCAAACGCCGACAACCAAACGACTCTTTCGGCGCTCCACACTACTTCGCAGGAACCGGCCCAGATCACCTTCAAACCTCACTTTATCATCTCTAGCGCGGTATTCATCTGCTGATTTGAGCCTAGATGTTCACttggagggagaggaattAGGTCTAGACGATATCTTGGACAAGCAGAAACGTGAGACTATAGTACACGAGCTGTACCCTCGGCTGGCCATGTCTGTTGATGACTTGACGCTCTTGTCAAAACTGCCTAGGTCATCATCGGAACCTATGAGTTTAAGAGTTGGTGGATGGAAACCAAGCCATCAGAAGAGTGCTTCAGAGTCTATGCCTCAATTCAAGTCCGTCTCGTTTGATAGACCCCTTGCCTCATTAAAGCCGCCCCCCACTATCTTGGAGCAGCCCTCTCTTTCCGCAGAGAGCCATGATCCAGTTTCTTCACACTCAATAGCTACCTATGGGTTTCAAGGGTCGAAGAAGCTTACTTGGAGCTCGGCCGAGGGCCTTACCATCGTGGAGGAGTATTCAGATCTTGGTGAGGTCATCAATGCAGTGAAAGCATGAGATGAAATCCAAACATTCCGGTAAGTCGAGTGATGTTTAATGTTTAGTACTTGGGCCCTTATCTCACTGACGACCCCTTTTATCTATGGTAGCGAGCCACTTCGTCCTATTTAAAACCACAGTCTAGACAGTCTAGTAGTGTCCGCTAGTGTTTGCTGTTAAAATCGGCGAGGCTGCCATACTCAATGAGGGTGAAAATTAGAGTAGTAGATCATTTTGAAGCAAAGAACCTTAAGCTTCCATCAACATGCATACATTCATAGTTTTATAGTTATTATACTGTACGTGAAAATTCTTGAAGGCCGGACGGATACAATTACGATGTAGCTCGTCATATCCTCACTTCGGTTATCTGACTTAACAAGGAGATGAGGTAAACTCCGGAACTCAATCAATCCATCTTGACCAGACCTGGTGTGGTGAGTTTTTCAGATACTTCCGTTCGTTGTTCTTTGCTTCAACGAAAACAACTTCGTTTAAAAGGGGTTCTATACGGCCGCCCACTGCCATAACCTTCAACATGCTTCCATATACCTCAGGATGCTCTACCCATGTgtcgtcttcgtcttctcttcacTTCCATGCTTCCCTACCTTCACACTTGTCAACAGAGCTTGCCTTCCTTCAAACTTTTATCAAACGGGCATCATCTCAACATCGCTCACAGCTCTTTCACCAACGGATGGAAGGGGTCCTTAGGGTAGGGAAAGCGATGATGCTACATGTTCGGAAATTACCCGAAGAACGGAGTGCAGAAGCTTGCATCgcatggagatggaaaggcGAGAATTTGATTAAAAAGGTGGGTCGGTATAGTGAGAACACAAATTCTGAAAGTTCATGCTCACAAACTGTAGATGATCAAAATGCTCTTCAGCGCTCAGTACACCGCTTCACAGATCATCGATCTGTATCACTTTCTGCCTCTACAAACCACTGTCTTATCTATCTACGCTAGGCTGTTCACTGTGACAGTTAGCTTAGCAAATTCCCTCGAAATGGACGTGGAGGAGCTCTTAATCGCTGCCAAGCGGAAGACCaatggaaaaaggaaaactGGGGCCGAAGAGAATCAGAAGGTCCATGGAGTCGCTATGGATACACTGCTTGTTGGTGCTATCCAAAATATAGGAGTTGACTTGGAGATGGGTGAAGTAATTGAACGATCCAGCGAATCCCTCGGCCGCGGGGTATCAAAGCCAACTCCGAGATCGATATCCGAGAGATCCGCCTTTTCACCCAAGCCTCTAAATCCCGGGGAACTTGTCTCGTCCGCCGTTGCTGCGTTGTCATCTACAGCCGACTTAGAAAATGAATACTTAGAAAAGGAAACAACAGTCGTCTCAAAGTCCGTTGAACTTCCGCCTTCTCTACAGATCGACGAGCTACTTGGCACATCTACAAATGTTGCGAAagacaaaaagaagaagcgacATGTTGAGGCAGACACTAACGTCTCAGATGCCAAGGCACCAGAAGAGATCTCTATTGAGGGCGACATTATccccaagaagaaaaagcgagtcgtgaaagatgaaaaagggaagggcgatgaaaaggcaaaggcgaaaaagaagaaaaaaaaggatgcTATGGACGATATATTCGGATTCTAGAGGATAGATGCTAGAAGAGACGAATAGTGCCAGGTTTTGCACTCCGTCCTTATTTTATGACGTGACGAAAGTTGTAACATTGTGTGTGTACCGTTATCATTGCTGGACATAATAGACGATTAGCTAGATATGCATCTCTAAAGGTTGTATAAAGTTGATCTAACGGTATTAATATTTCTTCTTATCGTACAACAGATTGATACGCCCTAATCCCAACAACACGTATTTAATCAACCCCAAAAAGAACCTTTTTTTAATTTAAAAAAAAGCCAATCAGAAAGCTACAGTATTACTCTCGTTCATTTGCACCTTCCCACTGGCCTtgtccagcttcttcagacccaatctcctcctcgatCCCTACTCCTAGCTCATCCCATCTTTCTCGAACTTCATTCGCCCTGTACCTTATCCACTGATCAGGTTCCAACATGCCCCTCAGCACATCTCGGACATCCTCCGACACCCTTTCTATACCATCCAGAAACAACATGGCGGGCGAACCGTCAGAGTACGACTCGTAAATACCTCTCTGTAAGAGTGAATGAGGCGGCGAAGGGGGCGGTGACGGATGAGAAGGTGCAGATGTGGAAGGTGAATGGACGGTTAGCGTCAGAGGTGGGTGGTGGCTTGGAGGAGTACCAGGAGCGGTATCAACTGGAGGCGAGTGTCTCGCCGAGGTCGTATCGGGAAGAACGCTTTTGATGGACGCActccttctcaaactcTGACTGTTCCCTCTGGAGAGActcgctgctgctgccttGGATGCATCAGCCGGGAAGCCTGCATCTGACAGCAAGGCCGTCACGGGATCAACACCAGCACCGTCTTTGACCCATTTCGCCCACAGTTTCACGCCCGCCGGTGACTCGGATTTCCCCACATCGTCATTTGCACGCACCGACTCTGCAGATGTCATTCTCTTCAACCTGGGCCGACCTGGTGGGAGAGGTTCTTCCGCAACGATCGAGTGTGTGGGCGGTACACGGAGAGATCCGGCACGGCGAACGCCTGCACCAGCGGCAAGAATATGAGACGTTGAGCCAGAGTAATTGTCTCGCCATGCCGAAGGATATGGTGTTCCAGCTTGAACACCTTCATGATGGGGTTCGCCTACCCTACTCAGACGCTCTGCCTCTTCATACGCCCATAAACCACCCTTTTTGACATGGTGCATCATCTCGATTGACCTCAAGCCCCTGAACGGCTCACGCCCTGTGATGCATTGGTAGAGAGTGGCACCAAGGGCAAAGATGTCGActgggaaggagaatgtgACTGATGGGTCTACGAGTTCGGGTGGAGAGAATGGCAGAGTGCCTAGGCCGAGACCATCTGTTGGTGGATGAAATGGATGTATGAGGAGTGACGAGCCAAAGTCTGAGAGACGGATGTGGAGGTCGGTGGTGAGCTATGAAAACACGTGTCAGCTGCGTGcattaaaaaaaaaagaaaagatgtTTTCTATATCATCTGCCACGTACAAGCAAGTTACCGGGCTTGATATCAGCATGTACAACTCCTTTCCCATGCACCCACTCCAGCGCTTCCACCCCTTCCCTGGCCCATCGCCCCCACAGCTTCTTGCCAACCAACTGTGGACTTGTCCGCAACAGCCTGTCTAGCGTCCCCAACGGCGCATGCTCAAGCACCAACACGAGACGCGATAAACTAGGCGCAGCGTATTCTTGTCGGATGGCCTGGGCAAGTGAAGGGAACGAagggaaggatgagatgtTGGTGATGTCGGGTTTGGAGCACCCGACAGAGACTTTGGCGGCAACACGTTCGACTGGCGAGGTCGTCGGCGAGTGTGGGGGCAGCATGGTCGAGCTTCGCTGACGAGTAAGTGTACCATTACTTGTCATTGTCTTTTGACTCTTGATCGCGTCAGACGTCGAGCGGGCATGGGCAGAGTGCGATGAGccctccacatcctcttttACGGCGATGAGTTTGGTAATGTACACACTCCCGTTACGTGACTGGTTGCGCCTGGGTGTATGTTTCGGTGTTTGGCGGGGTGTCTGACTGGTACTGTCCCTCAAAGGGGAGACtgctctctctcttcccgaCTTGGAAAACTTTGCAGAGCGGCCGTCTTCACTGAGGGGCGATGTCACCATCAATCGattcaagaagaaggcctCTCGCAAACCCATAGTCTGTGATTCTCTATCGGGCGCCAAGCGCTTGACGGCACACAATTTCCAGTCTCCGCCTACAAgcccatctccatcttcattgacctccttcttctcttctgctccaactttatcttctcctctgacTGGGACAgatgcaaaagaagaatgtcCCAAAGGCGGGATCCGACCTAGTAACTCCTCTCTACCCTTTATTTTCAATTTTCTCTTCCGCTTATACGCTGCCAGATAAACCTTTGCATacctcccttctcccaacAAATACGTCGAACTAGGCAAGAGACGTAGTTCAATGTCGTCTGCTGCAGGGGGTAAAGGCGGGATCCAATCTGCTTGTCCTGCGCGTGAAGGAGGTAGCTGCGGCGATTGATGTAGAGGAGATAAaggatcttcttccgcgGTCGCGTACGATGCCGAAACGGAAGGTGAAGACGGGATAGAGGAAGTGTAAGAGTCCCATGACCTTTGGCGATCGCTGCCGCCGCCGTTTATATTATAGCTGTTCGACCCTGTACGAGTGAGGGGCAaaagtggtggaggtggtgcCCGACGAAGACTTGTTGATCGAGAAAGGTTGATGGGCGAGCTGTTCCCATTGCTCGCATGCATCGAGTGAAGTGTGGGTATCGCGCGTGGAGGCGCAGGTGGTGGGGCCGGCAAATCGGTCGAGAGGACGACatcgaagaaggaggatgtgcGAGGTGAGCCTTGGCGCGCGTTTGGATTCGTGGTTTGTGAGTATGGGTGGTTGTGGTGCTGCGCTGGTACTGTGACGGAGGATGGTACGTGTCCCCGTTTGGGTACACCAAATTCATCAACAAGCATGGGGCTGTTCCGACCACTTTCGGCAGGACTGGAAGCATTCGAGTGATGAGTGATAG
This genomic interval carries:
- a CDS encoding serine/threonine protein kinase, which gives rise to MSLFRELPSRNLNILSSPPDTATTASPIARTSSNSSRNDLFTTSWQPEIPPPRPLAHDNPSTATTGREEEPTADPLRSPAKISSNGVHANTMPSPMKRRDFFCYDANPITHHSNASSPAESGRNSPMLVDEFGVPKRGHVPSSVTVPAQHHNHPYSQTTNPNARQGSPRTSSFFDVVLSTDLPAPPPAPPRAIPTLHSMHASNGNSSPINLSRSTSLRRAPPPPLLPLTRTGSNSYNINGGGSDRQRSWDSYTSSIPSSPSVSASYATAEEDPLSPLHQSPQLPPSRAGQADWIPPLPPAADDIELRLLPSSTYLLGEGRYAKVYLAAYKRKRKLKIKGREELLGRIPPLGHSSFASVPVRGEDKVGAEEKKEVNEDGDGLVGGDWKLCAVKRLAPDRESQTMGLREAFFLNRLMVTSPLSEDGRSAKFSKSGRERAVSPLRDSTSQTPRQTPKHTPRRNQSRNGSVYITKLIAVKEDVEGSSHSAHARSTSDAIKSQKTMTSNGTLTRQRSSTMLPPHSPTTSPVERVAAKVSVGCSKPDITNISSFPSFPSLAQAIRQEYAAPSLSRLVLVLEHAPLGTLDRLLRTSPQLVGKKLWGRWAREGVEALEWVHGKGVVHADIKPGNLLLTTDLHIRLSDFGSSLLIHPFHPPTDGLGLGTLPFSPPELVDPSVTFSFPVDIFALGATLYQCITGREPFRGLRSIEMMHHVKKGGLWAYEEAERLSRVGEPHHEGVQAGTPYPSAWRDNYSGSTSHILAAGAGVRRAGSLRVPPTHSIVAEEPLPPGRPRLKRMTSAESVRANDDVGKSESPAGVKLWAKWVKDGAGVDPVTALLSDAGFPADASKAAAASLSRGNSQSLRRSASIKSVLPDTTSARHSPPVDTAPGTPPSHHPPLTLTVHSPSTSAPSHPSPPPSPPHSLLQRGIYESYSDGSPAMLFLDGIERVSEDVRDVLRGMLEPDQWIRYRANEVRERWDELGVGIEEEIGSEEAGQGQWEGANERE